The following are encoded together in the Vibrio splendidus genome:
- a CDS encoding pseudouridine synthase — MRKMWCRRLMRLDKYLCKSTDLTKPEAIERIHNGEVNVNSETVTDESTQVHESNTILLNGTPLKLREFRYLLMHKPAGTICSNIDEVYPSLFNYIEIDKASELHIAGRLDADTTGLVLITDDGRWSFNITLPTKLCKKVYRVTLSRDIKDDVADKFKLGVQLQGEQQPTRPAELEMITNKEVLLTITEGKFHQVKRMFAAVGNRVVGLHREQIGDVRLDVEAGQWRYLTKAEVDSFQQDSE, encoded by the coding sequence ATGCGCAAAATGTGGTGCCGACGATTAATGCGCCTTGATAAATACCTATGCAAAAGCACTGACCTAACCAAGCCTGAAGCTATTGAACGCATCCATAATGGTGAGGTGAACGTAAACAGTGAGACGGTCACCGATGAATCGACTCAGGTTCACGAAAGCAACACCATCTTGTTAAATGGTACTCCGCTTAAGTTACGAGAATTTCGATACCTCCTAATGCACAAGCCTGCGGGTACTATCTGCTCTAATATCGATGAAGTTTATCCTTCACTGTTCAACTACATCGAGATAGACAAAGCATCAGAACTGCACATCGCAGGGCGCTTAGATGCAGACACAACAGGCTTAGTCTTGATTACCGATGATGGGCGCTGGTCATTCAACATCACGCTGCCAACCAAGTTATGTAAGAAGGTGTACCGCGTGACATTGTCACGAGATATCAAAGACGATGTTGCTGACAAGTTCAAACTGGGCGTTCAATTGCAAGGTGAGCAACAACCGACGCGTCCGGCAGAGCTCGAAATGATTACCAATAAAGAAGTGCTGTTGACCATTACAGAAGGCAAGTTTCATCAAGTGAAACGAATGTTTGCTGCAGTAGGAAACCGAGTTGTTGGCCTACACCGTGAACAGATTGGTGATGTTCGTTTAGATGTTGAAGCAGGTCAGTGGCGTTATCTAACTAAAGCCGAAGTCGACTCATTTCAGCAAGACTCTGAATAA
- a CDS encoding VOC family protein, translating to MENLKVSEIKSFVPAKDFDLSKRFYQSIGFEVMSEFHDIAYLRHGSCAFLLQNFYEPAHCHNYMMHLLVEDVKSWYQHIQNSNVVSEFEVTVSEVVEQPWGMLEFCITDPSGVLWRVAENIRSR from the coding sequence ATGGAAAACCTAAAAGTCTCAGAAATTAAGTCTTTCGTGCCCGCGAAAGACTTCGATTTATCTAAGCGTTTTTACCAGTCAATCGGCTTCGAAGTGATGTCTGAATTTCACGATATCGCCTATCTACGACACGGCAGTTGCGCCTTCCTTTTGCAAAACTTTTATGAACCTGCGCACTGTCACAATTACATGATGCACTTGCTGGTTGAAGACGTAAAAAGTTGGTATCAACACATCCAAAACTCTAATGTAGTGTCGGAATTTGAAGTTACCGTTTCCGAGGTTGTTGAACAGCCTTGGGGAATGCTTGAGTTTTGTATCACTGACCCAAGTGGTGTGCTGTGGCGTGTGGCTGAAAACATCAGGTCGCGCTGA
- a CDS encoding sugar O-acetyltransferase, whose amino-acid sequence MDIKAKMHSQDVYYCDDVDLVAEQTQCLEVLYDFNHTRPSEGDKRQQIMKQLFAEVGEGCYIEPPLHANWGRHTHLGNNVYVNFNLTLVDDTDVFIGDNVMIAPNVTIATGTHPISPELRLKAAQFNVPVRIGNNVWLGAHTVVLPGVTIGENSVIGAGSIVTKDIPANVVAVGNPCKVIREINESDREYYHKDRRIPDELK is encoded by the coding sequence ATGGATATAAAGGCTAAAATGCACAGCCAAGACGTTTACTACTGTGACGACGTTGATTTGGTTGCTGAGCAAACTCAATGCTTAGAAGTGCTATACGATTTCAACCATACTCGCCCGAGCGAAGGTGATAAACGACAACAAATCATGAAGCAGTTGTTCGCCGAAGTCGGTGAGGGCTGCTACATTGAACCACCATTACATGCGAACTGGGGGCGTCACACGCACCTAGGCAACAACGTATACGTGAACTTTAATCTAACTCTGGTCGACGACACAGACGTATTCATCGGCGACAACGTGATGATAGCGCCTAACGTGACCATTGCCACTGGCACACATCCCATCAGCCCAGAACTCAGGCTAAAAGCAGCGCAGTTCAATGTTCCCGTTCGTATTGGTAACAACGTATGGCTTGGCGCGCACACAGTCGTACTTCCCGGTGTCACCATTGGTGAAAACTCAGTAATAGGCGCAGGCAGCATCGTCACCAAAGACATCCCAGCCAATGTCGTCGCAGTTGGCAACCCATGCAAAGTGATACGCGAAATCAACGAGAGCGACCGAGAGTATTACCACAAAGATCGCCGCATTCCAGATGAACTAAAGTAG
- a CDS encoding O-methyltransferase, with translation MNETVEVYPKQYESILKATLAMGFPQLSELPIGSFLAALAASKQSGYLLELGTGTGLCTSWILHGMSTDSKLTTVDNSVENIDIARRYLGADPRIDIVLSNGEDVIDRTSPLSVDLIFADTWPGKYHYLDEALACLKIGGFYIIDDMQIRSDWSEEHNEKVRELIEQLTQRDDLVVAKLCWSTGIVMCVKVA, from the coding sequence ATGAACGAAACAGTGGAAGTTTATCCCAAACAATATGAATCGATATTGAAAGCCACACTCGCAATGGGCTTTCCGCAATTATCAGAACTTCCGATAGGTTCATTTTTAGCTGCTTTAGCTGCGAGTAAGCAATCAGGGTACTTGTTAGAGCTTGGGACTGGTACTGGTCTATGTACGTCGTGGATATTGCATGGAATGTCAACAGATTCCAAATTAACAACGGTGGATAATTCGGTAGAAAATATTGATATAGCTCGTCGTTATCTGGGGGCAGATCCGCGAATTGATATTGTTTTATCGAATGGTGAAGATGTTATTGATCGAACCTCGCCATTGTCGGTTGACTTGATATTTGCTGATACTTGGCCAGGTAAATACCACTACCTAGATGAGGCGCTAGCTTGTCTTAAAATTGGTGGCTTCTATATCATAGATGATATGCAAATTCGTTCGGATTGGTCAGAAGAGCATAATGAAAAGGTACGTGAGTTGATTGAGCAATTAACACAGCGGGATGATCTTGTTGTTGCAAAGCTTTGTTGGTCAACAGGCATAGTTATGTGCGTAAAAGTAGCCTAA
- a CDS encoding cytidine deaminase yields the protein MDGHNIERELYQAAVELVKVRYPSGWGGAAAVRTDSGKILTSIAPDTKNDALSLCMEVGAYLEAHKLNERVTHSLCLCRESENDEFLILSPCGVCQERLVHWGGDVKAAITTPDNSLVFKTIRELMPHHWSLVNGKAL from the coding sequence ATGGATGGTCATAATATCGAAAGAGAGCTTTATCAAGCAGCAGTAGAACTAGTAAAGGTTCGGTATCCATCAGGTTGGGGTGGCGCAGCGGCTGTTCGAACAGATTCAGGAAAAATATTAACAAGCATTGCTCCTGATACTAAAAATGATGCTCTTTCACTATGTATGGAAGTGGGGGCGTATTTAGAGGCTCACAAACTCAATGAGCGAGTGACCCACTCGTTATGCCTGTGTCGTGAAAGCGAGAACGATGAGTTTTTAATCTTGTCACCATGCGGAGTTTGCCAAGAGCGCCTTGTCCATTGGGGTGGGGATGTTAAAGCAGCAATTACGACTCCAGATAATTCATTGGTTTTTAAAACTATACGTGAACTAATGCCTCACCATTGGTCACTGGTAAACGGTAAAGCACTATAG